The Acidimicrobiia bacterium nucleotide sequence AGCCGCTGCTCAAAAAGCTGCTCCGCTACGTCATGAGCGACGAAGCCCGTCACGTCGCGTTCGGCGTGCTCTCCCTCAAGGAGTACTACGCCGAGCTCGGCGCCGCCGAGATCAAGGAACGCCAGGAGTTCGCGTTCGAGGCCGCCGTGCGCATGCGTGACCGGTTCCTCCAGCAGGAAACGTGGGAGCGCCTCGGCGTCGACGTCAAAGAAGCCGTCCGTGCCATGCAGAACTCGCCCGACCGCCCGATCTTCCAGGGCATGTTGTTCTCGAAGATCGTGCCCAACTGCAAGAAGCTCGGACTGCTCGACGCCGGCGACGGCTGGTTGCGCGACCGCTTCACCGAGCTCGGCGTGATCCAGTTCGAGGACTGGGTCGACACCGGCGAGGAGTACACGCTCCTCGACGAGGTGGCCAAGGACCGGGCGTCTGCTCCGGCGTAACGGGTACGGTCGGGGGACGGAGGCTTCGCGCGACGGCTTCGATCGCAGGGAGTGACATGACCCAGACCCACAAGTCCGACGCGACCCGTGCGCTGCTCACTTCGGCCACCGCCGACGATCCTCATCCCAACTACCGCCGGTTGCGCGAGGAGTGCCCCGTCGCGCGTCGCGACACCGAGCCTCGCGGCGAGGTCTTCCTCAGCCGCTACGACGACATCTTCTGGGCGATGCGCCACCCGGAGTACTTCACCTCCGAGGACATGGGTCTGTACCTCGGCGAGCAACCCCAGATTCCGCTCGAGGTCGACCCCCCTCAGCACACCAAGTACCGGCGGCTGCTCAACCCCCAGTTCGTACCCCGCGAGATCGAGAAGCTCGAGCCCGAGGTGCGCGGCACCGTGCGCGAGCTCATCGACGGCTTCGCGGGTCGCGGCTCGTGCGACTTCCACGAGGAGCTCGCCACGCCCTTGCCGTCGCGCATCTTCCTCCCGCTCATGGGCCTGCCCCGGGAGGACCTGCCCAAGTTCCTGCAGTGGCGCGACGACAACGTCCGCCCGGCGGTCGAACCGGGCGACTTCGAGGGGGCCGCACGGATCCGCCGGCAGGCGAGCCTCGAGATGAACGAGTACTTCCGCGAGGCGATCGCGCTCCGGCGGGAGGAACCCAACGACGGCCTGCTGTCACAGATCGTCCAGTGGACGATCGACGGCGAGCCGTTGAGCGAGCGCGAGCTGCTCGGGATGAGCCACCTGCTCCTCATCGGCGGGCTCGACACCGTGACCGCCACGCTCGACTGCATGATCGCGTTCCTCGCGGCGAATCCCGACCACCGACGCGAGATCGTCGACAACCCCGAGTGCATACCCGCCGCGGTCGAAGAGCTGCTGCGATGGCTCACCCCGGTGATGCTCGTTCCGCGAGCGGTCGCGCAAGACGTGGAGCTGCGCGGTGTGCAGCTCAAAGCGGGCGACAGCGTGAACCTCGTGCTCGGCGCGGCCAACGACGACGAGGACGAATTCGGACCCTCGGAGGTCGACTTCGCGCGTGACCCCAACCGGCACCTCGCGTTCGGGGGCAGCCATCACCTGTGCCTCGGCGCGCACCTCGCCCGGCTGGAGTTGCGCGTCGCCCTCGACGAGTTCCACCGGCGGATCCCCGACTACCGCGTCGCCGACGGTGCGGAGGTCCACTACTCCCTCGGTATCCGCCAAGCCGAGCACCTTCCACTGGTGTTCGATCCCGCATGAGCGTCGAGATCCAGATCAACCGCGAGACGTGCATGGGGTCGGGCAACTGCTCGTTCTGGGCACCCGGAGTGTTCGACCTCGACGACGAGGGATTGGCCGTCGTTACCGGAGATCCGACCGGTCGTGAAGACCGCGTCGAGTTGGCAGCCCAGCACTGCCCCACCGCGTCGATCACCGTGCGGCAGGGCTGAACCGCCGGAAAGTCCGTCAGCCTGCTCCGCGCTTGCGTCGGCCGATGCGCTGTTCGAGTCGATCGAGTTCGTCGAGCACGTCGGCGACCACCCAGACCCGGTCGCGCTCCTTGCCGGTCACCTCGGTCAGGATGCGTCCCTCGGCGAGACGCTCGAGCGCGTCGTAGATCCTGCGCACCGACGAGCCCGCGGCAGCAGCAGCAGTCTTATCAGTCAGTACCGGTGTGTCGAGGAGTCGATCAAGAAGCTTGTCGGTGGCAGAACCTCCTCGCGCGTGCACTGCCCCTCGCCAGCGTCCCGGCAACTCGGCGAGTGCCAGAGCGCTCGTGGTCGCCTCATCGGACGCGAGGGTGGCCGCGTTCGCGGTGTACCTCACGAAACCGTCAGCATCGCCGCCGCGATAGGCGTCGAGGCGCGCAAAGTATTCGTCGACGTCAGCGAGCATGACCGACGCGATCGGCACGACCAGCCGGCGAGTGAGCCGTCTCCTGCGCAGCACCACGTTGATCAACGCGCGCCCGATGCGCCCATTGCCATCGGTGTAGGGATGAATCGATTCGAACTGCGCGTGCACGATCGCAGCCTGCGACAACACGGGAACGTCGGTGTGGTTCGCCGCCGCTTCGAGATCGCCCATCAAGGCGCCGACAAGTTCGCGAGGGGGCGGCACGTACTCGGCAAGCCGTGGCGAGAAGTCGTTCCCTCCGATCCAGTTCTGCATCGGTCGGTGAGTACCGGCGTAGTGTCCCTCGGTTGGGTCGTCGGCGAGCAGCCTTCTGTGCGCTTCGTCGATCACCTCTACCGTGAGGGGACTCGTTTCGGCGCGGTCGACGAGACTCCCGATCGCCGCGACCGCGGCAGCAGTTTGACGGGCTTCCTCACCTGCGTGCTGGCCGGCGAGCGCTCGCGCGAAATCGTCGAGGTTTGCGTAGATCCGTTCGATCTTCGAGGTTGCAATC carries:
- a CDS encoding cytochrome P450 — encoded protein: MTQTHKSDATRALLTSATADDPHPNYRRLREECPVARRDTEPRGEVFLSRYDDIFWAMRHPEYFTSEDMGLYLGEQPQIPLEVDPPQHTKYRRLLNPQFVPREIEKLEPEVRGTVRELIDGFAGRGSCDFHEELATPLPSRIFLPLMGLPREDLPKFLQWRDDNVRPAVEPGDFEGAARIRRQASLEMNEYFREAIALRREEPNDGLLSQIVQWTIDGEPLSERELLGMSHLLLIGGLDTVTATLDCMIAFLAANPDHRREIVDNPECIPAAVEELLRWLTPVMLVPRAVAQDVELRGVQLKAGDSVNLVLGAANDDEDEFGPSEVDFARDPNRHLAFGGSHHLCLGAHLARLELRVALDEFHRRIPDYRVADGAEVHYSLGIRQAEHLPLVFDPA
- a CDS encoding ferredoxin, which encodes MSVEIQINRETCMGSGNCSFWAPGVFDLDDEGLAVVTGDPTGREDRVELAAQHCPTASITVRQG
- a CDS encoding Fic family protein; amino-acid sequence: MADPRSVAVVAEWPAHTQEPRPWTTNPDARDSSGRRPPYEDRTLEEIMVSIPPSIADITPRLSPSTTIAVEEAAAAIVTLDEGIGARLGALSGFLLRSESIATSKIERIYANLDDFARALAGQHAGEEARQTAAAVAAIGSLVDRAETSPLTVEVIDEAHRRLLADDPTEGHYAGTHRPMQNWIGGNDFSPRLAEYVPPPRELVGALMGDLEAAANHTDVPVLSQAAIVHAQFESIHPYTDGNGRIGRALINVVLRRRRLTRRLVVPIASVMLADVDEYFARLDAYRGGDADGFVRYTANAATLASDEATTSALALAELPGRWRGAVHARGGSATDKLLDRLLDTPVLTDKTAAAAAGSSVRRIYDALERLAEGRILTEVTGKERDRVWVVADVLDELDRLEQRIGRRKRGAG